The Microbacterium sp. zg-Y1090 sequence GCCATTCTTCACGGGAGGCGCGCGGGGGAGCGGTCACCCGAGAACAGCCATGACGACCAGCAGCACCGGGACGCACCCCACCGTGGTGAGCAGGATGGTGTCGCGGGAGACCGCCTCGGCGACGCCGTAGTGCTGGGAGTACGTGAAGATGTTCTGCGCCGTGGGAAGTGCCGCCAGCACCGTCACGACGAGCAGATCGCCGGGGGAGAGGTGGAAGAGGAACGCCCCCACCGCCCACGCGATCATCGGCATGGCGACGAGCTTCAGCATGGTGGCCGAGGCGACCTCGGCACGCCGCAGTGGGTCATCGAGCACGCGCTGGCCGTGCAGTGACATGCCGTAGCCGATGAGCAGCACGGGCACGCACGCGTTGGCGATCAGCTGGAGGGGGTCGAGCACGATCGTCGGCAGCGGCAGTCCGGTGAGCGAGACGACGGCTCCGAGGACCGATCCGACGACGATCGGGTTGGTCGCTGTGCGCTTGAAGATGCGGCGGATGGAGCGCTGGCCCGAGGTCGCGGCATCCAGGATCGCCAGGGAGATCGGGGTGAAGACGATGAGCTGCAGCAGGATAACGGGAGCGGGGAAGG is a genomic window containing:
- a CDS encoding AEC family transporter; translated protein: MLDVATGFVVIGVAILVGYIIGRIDLLGPHGRHVLNRLTFFVLSPFLLFVVLSQADVQTLFSALLPVSAIAAVVVIGVQWLLARFVWRRSTAEATISGLSAGQVNSNNMGIPLSLYLLGSAAFPAPVILLQLIVFTPISLAILDAATSGQRSIRRIFKRTATNPIVVGSVLGAVVSLTGLPLPTIVLDPLQLIANACVPVLLIGYGMSLHGQRVLDDPLRRAEVASATMLKLVAMPMIAWAVGAFLFHLSPGDLLVVTVLAALPTAQNIFTYSQHYGVAEAVSRDTILLTTVGCVPVLLVVMAVLG